A single Primulina eburnea isolate SZY01 chromosome 11, ASM2296580v1, whole genome shotgun sequence DNA region contains:
- the LOC140804670 gene encoding uncharacterized protein, whose product MVKSNQKTNAITFVFLVVSIFLLSEISFVFGSPVSEQIARRPDPLRKFKNYGGDYDIKNKHYWASAAFAGIHGYAVAGLWLLSGIGFGIFILVKNSCTATSHIVYQQQTSHLMIFLLLVLFTIFAIICSGVVIAANQKSMERAKKLEKTIFDAGNDAHQAIGEVRNTLLNIQTVLRPYDMKTCKLLDFITHRLRKGSLSIQNFIVQTRQSCQQAIQTLYLINLVVVSAHLASLFAGLVLLALQYRPGLVVLIFSCWILTTMSWIITGIDFVFYIFIGDTCSSLKNFEQIPQNNSLADMLPCPKSSLSDGTLIQIGYTVHNFITQINLKISELRMREVLVKNESNEDREIQGVCDPFSRAPNYTYSLENYGNNCIPVGDIPTILSRFVCFEANSSGNCEADGRLILPEGIYSMTLAYCRSIQDLLNIYPDFSKLMNCSYVQEAFSDIALHQCGPMKLQTKVLWSAMLSLSIFMVILVLIWCEKAIQNSGRCYNRWSFFLRPVSILSTQ is encoded by the exons ATGGTTAAATCCAATCAAAAGACCAATGCCATTACTTTTGTGTTTCTCGTGGTCTCCATATTTCTGTTATCTGAAATATCATTTGTGTTTGGCTCCCCTGTATCAGAACAGATCGCCAGAAGGCCTGATCCATTGCGAAAATTCAAAAACTATGGTGGAGATTATGATATCAAGAACAAACATTACTGGGCT TCTGCCGCGTTTGCAGGAATTCATGGATATGCAGTGGCAGGACTCTGGTTACTCAGTGGAATAGGATTCGGAATTTTTATACTCGTAAAGAATTCATGCACCGCAACATCTCACATAGTCTATCAACAGCAAACTTCGCATCTGATGATATTCTTGCTTCTTGTTCTGTTCACCATTTTTGCCAT AATTTGTAGCGGTGTGGTCATTGCAGCAAACCAGAAATCAATGGAGAGGGCTAAAAAGCTTGAGAAAACCATATTTGATGCTGGAAATGATGCTCATCAAGCTATAGGAGAAGTTAGGAATACATTGCTGAACATACAGACTGTTCTACGTCCATACGACATGAAAACTTGCAAACTGTTGGATTTTATAACGCATCGTCTGAGAAAAGGATCATTGAGTATTCAAAATTTTATCGTCCAAACGAGGCAATCTTGTCAACAAGCCATACAAACACT ATACTTGATAAATCTCGTGGTTGTATCAGCCCACTTGGCGTCTTTATTTGCTGGATTAG TTCTACTCGCTTTGCAATATCGTCCCGGTCTTGTAGT ATTAATCTTTTCTTGTTGGATTCTAACGACGATGAGCTGGATTATAACTGGTATCGATTTCGTCTTCTATAT TTTCATTGGCGATACCTGTTCAAGTTTGAAGAATTTTGAGCAAATCCCACAAAACAACAGCCTAGCAGACATGCTTCCATGCCCAAAATCCTCATTATCCGACGGAACCTTAATACAGATTGGCTACACAGTTCACAATTTCATAACTCAG ATAAACTTAAAGATTTCGGAGCTGCGCATGCGTGAAGTGTTAGTAAAGAATGAGAGTAACGAAGATCGAGAAATCCAGGGAGTTTGTGACCCTTTCTCCCGTGCACCTAACTACACCTATTCACTTGAAAATTATGGAAATAATTGTATTCCAGTTGGAGATATACCTACT ATTCTATCAAGATTCGTCTGTTTCGAAGCGAATTCATCAGGAAATTGCGAAGCAGATGGAAGATTAATCCTCCCAGAAGGAATATATTCCATGACTCTGGCTTATTGCCGATCAATACAAGACCTATTAAACATATACCCGGATTTTTCGAAACTGATGAATTGTTCATATGTACAAGAAGCATTCTCGGACATTGCTTTGCACCAATGTGGTCCAATGAAACTGCAAACAAAAGTACTATGGTCAGCAATGCTAAGCCTCTCCATTTTCATGGTGATTTTGGTGTTGATTTGGTGTGAAAAAGCCATTCAAAATAGTGGAAGATGCTACAATAGGTGGTCTTTTTTCCTCAGACCAGTGTCAATATTAAGCACACAATAA
- the LOC140806123 gene encoding uncharacterized protein: MVTRFKRAIAARPMSRKFFQFLTAGNRWPILVWSLVGFLVMLHLYTLTSDSDAHKQHIHTRLSHYQLFRELEEVEEENIQMPPPRRRSPRAAKRKPRRPTTFIDEFLDDSSQIRHIFFPNIITAVNPMKDFGNESLYYYPGRMWLDTEGNPIQAHGGGILYDEKSQNYYWYGEYKDGPTYHAHKKGAARVDVIGVGCYSSRDLWAWKNEGIVLAADEKNETHDLHMSNVLERPKVIYNDKTGKYVMWMHIDDANYTKASVGIAISDHPTGPFSYLYSIRPHGFDSRDMTIFKDDDGVAYLIYSSGDNSELHIGPLNKEYLDVTRVMKRILVGQHREAPALFKHGITYYMITSGCTGWAPNEALAHTSESIMGPWETMGNPCLGGNKIFRLTTFFAQSTFVLPLPEIPGFFLFMADRWNPADLRDSRYIWLPLTIGGPADRPLDSSFGFPLWSRVSIFWHKRWRLPAAFRGTKL; this comes from the exons ATGGTGACAAGATTTAAGAGAGCTATCGCCGCCAGGCCCATGTCGAGAAAATTCTTTCAATTTCTGACTGCGG GGAACAGATGGCCAATTTTAGTGTGGAGCCTTGTTGGTTTTCTTGTCATGCTTCATTTATACACTTTAACTAGCGACTCAGATGCAcataaacaacatatacataCAAGGTTGAGCCACTATCAGCTATTTCGTGAACTAGAAGAAGTTGAGGAGGAAAATATACAGATGCCTCCACCAAGGAGGCGATCCCCAAGAGCCGCTAAAAGAAAACCTAGGCGCCCTACTACTTTTATTGATGAATTTCTCGATGATTCTTCTCAAATAAGGCACATATTTTTTCCAAATATCATTACGGCTGTGAATCCCATGAAGGATTTTGGCAACGAGAGTTTATACTATTACCCAGGGAGAATGTGGCTCGACACTGAAGGAAATCCTATACAAGCCCATGGAGGTGGTATTTTGTATGATGAGAAATCCCAGAATTACTATTGGTATGGCGAGTATAAAGATGGTCCTACTTACCATGCCCACAAAAAAGGAGCAGCACGG GTGGATGTTATTGGTGTGGGATGTTACTCATCGAGGGATTTATGGGCATGGAAAAATGAGGGCATCGTTCTTGCAGCGGATGAAAAAAACGAGACTCATGACCTACACATGTCAAACGTGCTCGAGAGGCCAAAAGTAATTTACAACGATAAGACGGGAAAGTATGTAATGTGGATGCACATAGACGATGCTAACTACACTAAAGCCTCTGTTGGAATTGCAATCAGTGACCATCCAACAGGTCCCTTCAGTTACCTCTATAGTATACGTCCCCATGGATTTGACAGCAGAGACATGACCATCTTCAAAGATGATGATGGTGTCGCTTATCTCATCTATTCATCTGGAGACAATAGCGAGCTTCATATTGGTCCCCTCAACAAAGAGTACCTTGATGTCACACGAGTTATGAAACGAATTCTTGTGGGACAGCATCGAGAAGCACCAGCTCTATTTAAGCACGGCATAACGTACTACATGATCACCTCAGGGTGTACTGGTTGGGCCCCAAACGAGGCTCTCGCACACACTTCTGAATCAATAATGGGGCCGTGGGAGACAATGGGGAACCCATGCCTCGGTGGGAACAAAATCTTTCGACTCACAACATTCTTTGCTCAGAGTACATTCGTCCTTCCTTTACCAGAAATTCCtggtttttttttattcatgGCTGATCGTTGGAATCCAGCTGACTTGAGGGATTCGAGATACATATGGTTACCTTTAACCATAGGAGGACCTGCAGATCGTCCTCTTGATTCCAGTTTCGGGTTCCCTTTATGGTCTAGAGTGTCGATTTTTTGGCACAAGAGATGGAGGCTCCCTGCTGCATTCAGAGGGACGAAACTCTGA
- the LOC140806124 gene encoding protein SHORT-ROOT, protein MDTLFRLVSLQSDQSLNSSRTSSSSRSSRQNPYQQEDEECFNIFMDDEDFSSSSSKHYNPYPHHQLHHHTASNTPTTTTTTTTTGSATPTHHHVYDQSANQFSYSPARDVTLEFAASLSGHDSKWASDILLETAKAIADRNSARVQQLMWMLNELGSLYGDIDQKLASYFLQALFSRMMDSGERTYRTLISASEKNCSFDSTRKMVLKFQEVSPWTMFGHVACNGAIIEAFEGENKLHIIDISNTFCTQWPTLLEAIATRSDETPHLRVTTVLVSKAGGANGGSAGVQKVMKEIGSRMEKFARLMGVPFKFNVIHHAGDLSELNLAELDIKEDEALAINCVGALHSVTTVGNRRDLLISIFRKLKPRLVTVVEEEADLDIGVDGLEFVRGFQESLRWFRVYFEALDESFPKTSNERLMLERAAGCAIVDLVACPQVESVERRETAARWSHRLQGGGFRPVSFSEEVSDDVRALLRRYKDGWSMVQGSDSTGIFLSWKDQPVVWASAWKP, encoded by the coding sequence ATGGATACTTTGTTTAGACTCGTAAGCctccaatctgatcaatctctcAATTCCAGCAGAACCTCCAGCAGCTCGAGATCCTCCAGGCAAAACCCTTATCAGCAAGAAGACGAAGAATGCTTCaacattttcatggatgatgaagatttctcttcttcttcttccaaaCACTACAATCCCTATCCCCACCACCAACTCCACCACCATACTGCTTCAAATActcccaccaccaccaccaccaccaccacgacGGGTAGCGCCACCCCGACTCACCACCATGTCTACGATCAATCCGCCAATCAATTCTCTTATTCTCCAGCACGTGACGTGACCCTCGAATTCGCTGCCTCACTTTCAGGGCATGATAGCAAGTGGGCTTCTGATATTCTCTTGGAAACAGCGAAAGCGATAGCTGACAGAAACAGTGCCAGGGTGCAGCAACTCATGTGGATGCTCAACGAGCTCGGCTCGCTCTATGGAGATATCGATCAGAAGCTTGCTTCTTACTTTCTCCAAGCTTTGTTCAGCCGCATGATGGATTCAGGTGAGCGCACGTACCGGACTCTGATCTCCGCGTCCGAGAAGAACTGTTCTTTCGACTCTACTAGAAAAATGGTGCTGAAATTTCAAGAAGTTAGCCCTTGGACCATGTTCGGTCATGTCGCTTGCAATGGTGCGATAATCGAAGCATTTGAAGGTGAGAACAAATTACACATAATTGACATTAGCAACACCTTTTGCACGCAGTGGCCCACTCTTCTTGAAGCCATAGCCACTCGTAGCGATGAAACCCCACATCTGAGGGTCACCACCGTCTTAGTCAGCAAAGCTGGGGGCGCAAACGGTGGCTCGGCCGGAGTGCAAAAGGTTATGAAAGAGATCGGCAGCAGGATGGAAAAATTTGCAAGACTAATGGGCGTGCCCTTTAAGTTCAATGTCATACACCATGCAGGTGACTTGTCTGAACTGAATTTAGCTGAATTAGATATCAAAGAAGATGAAgcactggccataaattgtgtgGGGGCATTGCATTCCGTAACAACAGTTGGTAATCGTAGGGATTTGTTGATATCCATTTTTAGGAAGCTAAAGCCTAGACTCGTGACGGTtgttgaagaagaagctgaTCTTGATATCGGCGTTGATGGGCTTGAATTCGTCAGGGGTTTTCAAGAAAGTCTAAGATGGTTTAGGGTTTACTTCGAGGCATTGGATGAGAGCTTCCCGAAAACAAGCAACGAGCGTTTGATGCTTGAAAGGGCAGCCGGATGCGCCATCGTGGACCTGGTGGCGTGCCCGCAGGTGGAGTCTGTAGAGAGGAGGGAGACGGCGGCGAGGTGGTCGCACCGCCTGCAAGGTGGCGGATTTAGACCGGTTTCTTTTAGCGAAGAGGTCTCCGATGACGTGCGCGCCTTGTTGAGGAGGTACAAGGACGGATGGTCAATGGTACAGGGCTCAGATTCCACCGGAATATTCCTTTCCTGGAAGGATCAGCCGGTGGTGTGGGCTAGTGCATGGAAGCCCTGA
- the LOC140806125 gene encoding adenylyl-sulfate kinase 3-like translates to MTAVDCQKLKLGKTVDLNSSEVSYTRLTSVKVAVCNGKHKKLGICGAAGRSSFLAPIKAMEASKTTAYANGQVKGVERDSAGDVLTKDCSGFTDKTTVQMSTIGNSSNIVWHNCSVSKIDRQGLLNQKGCVIWITGLSGSGKSTLACALSRSLHSRGKLSYILDGDNCRHGLNRDLSFKAEDRAENIRRIGEVAKLFADAGLISIASLISPFRQDRDSCRALLPEGDFIEVYMDVPVQVCETRDPKGLYKLARAGKIKGFTGVDDPYEPPLNAEIVLQQSEEMCDSPAVLAEIVVSFLETKGYLEA, encoded by the exons ATGACGGCGGTTGATTGCCAAAAGTTGAAATTGGGTAAAACGGTGGATTTGAACTCTTCCGAGGTATCATACACCAGGTTGACGTCTGTGAAGGTGGCGGTATGCAACGGCAAACACAAGAAATTGGGGATTTGCGGAGCAGCTGGAAGATCAAGCTTTTTGGCGCCAATTAAGGCGATGGAAGCTTCCAAGACGACGGCGTATGCCAATGGCCAAGTGAAGGGAGTCGAACGCGATTCAGCCGGCGATGTTCTTACCAAGGACTGCAGCGGTTTTACCG ATAAAACTACGGTTCAGATGTCCACGATTGGAAATTCATCAAATATTGTGTGGCACAATTGTTCTGTTAGCAAGATTGACAGGCAGGGATTGCTTAATCAGAAAGGCTGTGTCATTTGGATCACTGGATTAAGTGGTTCAG GAAAGAGTACTCTGGCATGCGCTTTAAGTCGTTCCTTACACAGTAGAGGAAAGCTCTCCTATATCCTTGATGGGGATAATTGCAGGCATGGTCTGAACCGTGATCTTAGTTTTAAAGCTGAAGACCGAGCTGAGAATATTAGAAGGATCG GAGAGGTAGCGAAGCTCTTTGCAGACGCTGGACTCATTAGCATTGCAAGTCTAATATCTCCCTTCAGACAGGACCGGGATTCCTGTCGAGCATTACTTCCTGAAGGAGATTTTATTGAG GTATATATGGATGTCCCTGTACAAGTGTGTGAGACTAGGGATCCAAAGGGATTGTACAAACTTGCCAGAGCTGGAAAAATCAAAG GATTCACTGGTGTTGATGATCCATATGAGCCACCTTTGAATGCTGAG ATAGTGCTGCAGCAAAGCGAAGAGATGTGCGATTCTCCAGCTGTTTTGGCTGAAATCGTTGTTTCTTTCTTGGAAACAAAAGGTTACCTGGAGGCCTGA
- the LOC140806126 gene encoding large ribosomal subunit protein uL24y: MKFNPRVSSSRRKSRKAHFTAPSSVRRVLMSAPLSGDLRTKHNVRSMPVRKDDEVQVVRGTYKGREGKVVQVYRKKWVIHVERITREKVNGSTVNVGIHPSKVVITKLRIDKDRKSLLDRKAKGRAAADKDKGTKFTAEDIMQTID, from the coding sequence ATGAAGTTCAACCCCCGCGTCTCCTCTTCCAGGCGCAAGAGCCGCAAGGCTCACTTCACCGCGCCGTCGAGCGTTCGCCGCGTGCTGATGAGCGCTCCGCTCTCCGGTGACCTCCGGACGAAGCACAATGTCCGGTCCATGCCGGTCCGCAAGGACGACGAGGTGCAGGTTGTTCGAGGAACGTACAAGGGACGGGAAGGTAAGGTGGTCCAGGTGTACCGCAAGAAATGGGTGATCCACGTGGAGCGAATCACCCGTGAGAAGGTTAACGGATCCACTGTCAACGTTGGTATTCACCCTTCGAAGGTTGTCATCACGAAGCTCCGCATCGATAAGGATCGCAAGTCGCTCCTCGATCGCAAGGCTAAGGGACGCGCCGCCGCTGACAAGGACAAGGGGACTAAGTTCACCGCCGAGGATATCATGCAGACCATCGATTAA